The Paraburkholderia sp. SOS3 genome includes a region encoding these proteins:
- a CDS encoding polyprenyl synthetase family protein produces MSSTATPAPNAASLLAPIAEDMQQVNRVIRHRLASEVMLINQISEYIISAGGKRLRPALLLLVAGALGDTTGQRHELAAVIEFIHTATLLHDDVVDESDLRRGRQTANALFGNAASVLVGDFLYSRSFQMMVGVGKMRVMEILSEATNIISEGEVLQLLNMHDADVDEARYMQVIRYKTAKLFEAAAQLGAVLSDADETTEAAAAEFGRRIGTAFQIMDDWLDYTGTPESMGKNAGDDLREGKPTLPLIYLIERGTPEQAALAREAIVQGGTDRFETIFEAITHSGALDHTLQCAKQEAQAAAAAISSFPDSIYKESLLELCSYSTTRQS; encoded by the coding sequence ATGTCGTCGACCGCCACTCCCGCCCCCAACGCCGCCAGCCTGCTCGCACCCATCGCCGAAGACATGCAGCAGGTCAATCGTGTCATCCGGCACCGTCTGGCGTCCGAGGTGATGCTGATCAATCAGATCTCCGAGTACATCATCAGCGCCGGCGGCAAGCGCCTGCGTCCGGCGCTGCTGCTGCTCGTCGCGGGCGCGCTCGGCGATACCACCGGGCAGCGTCACGAACTGGCTGCAGTGATCGAGTTCATCCATACGGCCACGCTGCTGCACGACGACGTCGTCGACGAATCCGATCTGCGTCGCGGCCGGCAAACCGCGAATGCGCTTTTCGGCAATGCGGCTAGCGTGCTCGTCGGCGACTTTCTCTATTCCCGCTCGTTCCAGATGATGGTCGGCGTCGGCAAGATGCGCGTGATGGAAATCCTGTCGGAAGCGACGAACATCATTTCCGAAGGCGAGGTGCTGCAACTGCTCAACATGCACGACGCAGACGTCGACGAAGCGCGCTACATGCAGGTGATCCGCTACAAGACAGCCAAATTGTTCGAAGCGGCCGCGCAGTTGGGCGCCGTGCTGTCCGACGCGGACGAAACGACCGAGGCAGCCGCAGCGGAATTCGGCCGGCGCATCGGCACCGCATTCCAGATCATGGATGACTGGCTCGATTACACCGGTACACCGGAATCGATGGGCAAGAACGCCGGTGACGACTTGCGTGAAGGCAAGCCCACGCTGCCGCTGATTTACCTGATCGAACGCGGCACGCCCGAACAGGCCGCGCTTGCGCGCGAAGCGATCGTCCAAGGCGGCACGGATCGCTTCGAGACCATCTTCGAAGCGATCACGCATTCGGGCGCGCTGGACCACACGCTGCAGTGCGCAAAGCAGGAAGCACAAGCGGCGGCCGCCGCGATTTCTTCGTTTCCCGATTCCATTTACAAGGAAAGCCTGCTAGAATTATGTTCTTACTCGACGACGAGGCAGTCTTAA
- a CDS encoding HlyC/CorC family transporter: MEQLPLWAQIGAVLVLLICSSFFSISETAMMALNRHRLKHLTNKGVLGAKKTQGLLSRTDQLLSVILIGNNLFNTIIPVLTTSIALRTFGSNSVVLSVSTGIVAFLIIVFAEIAPKIVGATYPEKIALPASFLIAPLMRIAKPLIWFVNLFANGFLRLLHINTGGARDQRLSTEELRTIVLESGSFMPTKHRSILLNLFDLENISVDDVMIPRRRIEALDFDAPFDQILHQLETCYHNKLIVYQGDIDRVLGVLHVRKTLAALHNQELERETLRELLAEPYFVPSGTPVFQQLQYFQESRHRTALVVNEYGELQGLVTPEDIIEELIGEFTTSVPRSASSRGGWDDKGECIVAGSMPLRELNRWLQLKLPTDGPKTLNGLILEILEEIPEGDVCVQIADVKLEVMRSDDQAIRTVKLFRPGQKAGAKVARLLGR; the protein is encoded by the coding sequence GTGGAACAACTTCCCTTATGGGCGCAGATAGGCGCCGTCCTGGTCCTGCTGATCTGTTCGAGTTTCTTCTCCATTTCCGAAACGGCGATGATGGCGCTCAACCGTCACCGCCTCAAGCATCTCACCAATAAGGGCGTGCTCGGCGCAAAAAAGACGCAGGGCCTGCTCTCACGCACGGACCAGTTGCTAAGCGTGATCCTGATCGGCAACAACCTCTTCAATACGATCATCCCGGTCCTCACGACCTCTATCGCACTGCGCACGTTCGGCAGCAACAGCGTCGTGCTGTCGGTGTCGACGGGCATCGTCGCGTTTCTGATTATCGTGTTCGCGGAAATTGCACCGAAGATCGTCGGTGCGACCTACCCCGAAAAGATCGCTCTGCCTGCGAGTTTTCTGATTGCGCCACTGATGCGCATCGCCAAACCGCTGATCTGGTTCGTGAACCTGTTCGCCAACGGTTTTTTGCGCCTGTTGCACATCAATACGGGCGGAGCGCGCGATCAGCGCCTGTCGACCGAAGAGCTGCGCACCATCGTGCTCGAGTCCGGCAGTTTCATGCCGACCAAGCACCGCAGCATCCTGCTCAACCTGTTCGATCTCGAGAACATTTCGGTCGACGACGTCATGATTCCGCGCCGCCGCATCGAGGCGCTCGATTTCGACGCGCCGTTCGATCAGATCCTGCATCAACTCGAAACCTGCTATCACAACAAGCTGATCGTCTATCAAGGCGATATCGATCGCGTGCTTGGCGTGCTGCATGTGCGCAAGACGCTCGCCGCGCTCCACAACCAGGAGCTCGAACGCGAAACGCTGCGCGAACTGCTTGCCGAGCCGTACTTCGTGCCGTCCGGTACGCCTGTCTTCCAGCAACTGCAGTACTTCCAGGAAAGCCGCCATCGCACCGCCCTCGTCGTCAACGAATACGGCGAATTGCAGGGACTTGTCACACCCGAGGACATCATTGAAGAGCTGATCGGCGAATTCACGACGTCGGTGCCGCGCAGCGCGAGTTCTCGCGGTGGCTGGGACGACAAAGGCGAGTGCATCGTAGCCGGCAGCATGCCGCTGCGCGAGCTGAACCGCTGGCTGCAACTGAAACTGCCGACCGACGGCCCGAAGACGCTCAACGGTCTCATCCTCGAGATTCTCGAGGAGATTCCCGAGGGCGATGTCTGCGTGCAGATCGCCGACGTCAAGCTCGAAGTGATGCGCAGCGACGATCAGGCGATTCGCACCGTGAAGCTGTTCCGCCCGGGGCAGAAAGCCGGCGCGAAGGTCGCGAGGTTGCTAGGCCGTTGA
- a CDS encoding GspE/PulE family protein, which produces MTPLLSFAAHASDFAGEHNATPGAAFRTVADEADAPPAVRLLTETLHEAARRNASDLHIEPSEHGWRIRLRIDGVLHEVAQPPAHLRDAFITRVKVLARMDIAERRVPQDGRLRLASGAGRVEDYRVNSLPTLYGEKLVLRRLESLPADLSLASLGLAAEQRASIEQAIRAPHGLMLVTGPTGSGKTLSLYCFLQMLNAVSRNLCSVEDPAEIQLAGINQVSVREKAGLTFATALRAFLRQDPDVIMVGEIRDEETADVAVKAAQTGHLVLSTLHTNDAPAAIARLIDIGVEPYNLAGALRMVTAQRLVRKLCAECKTPDVQSAAALRAAMHAAGGCEASLEGTLPYAAAGCDACHGIGYRGRIGVHQVMPVSDAIRELIVAGASTQTLTQQARAEAVGTLRDAALARVVDGTTSLAEALCATEIA; this is translated from the coding sequence ATGACTCCTCTTCTTTCTTTCGCAGCGCACGCATCCGACTTCGCTGGCGAGCACAACGCGACGCCCGGCGCGGCTTTTCGAACCGTCGCAGACGAAGCCGACGCCCCGCCCGCCGTTCGCCTGCTGACCGAAACGCTGCACGAAGCGGCGCGCCGCAACGCGTCGGATCTGCATATCGAACCGTCGGAGCACGGCTGGCGCATCCGCTTGCGCATCGACGGCGTGCTGCACGAAGTCGCGCAACCGCCGGCCCATCTGCGCGACGCCTTCATCACGCGCGTGAAGGTGCTCGCGCGCATGGATATCGCGGAGCGCCGCGTGCCGCAGGACGGCCGGCTGCGACTCGCGAGCGGCGCAGGGCGCGTCGAAGACTATCGCGTGAATTCGCTACCCACGCTGTACGGCGAAAAGCTCGTGCTGCGCCGGCTCGAATCGCTGCCGGCCGATCTTTCGCTCGCCTCGCTCGGCCTTGCGGCCGAACAGCGCGCGAGCATCGAACAGGCGATCCGCGCGCCGCACGGCCTCATGCTCGTCACCGGTCCAACGGGAAGCGGCAAGACGCTCTCGCTGTACTGCTTCCTGCAAATGCTCAATGCCGTCTCGCGTAACCTGTGCTCGGTCGAAGACCCGGCGGAAATCCAGCTTGCGGGCATCAATCAGGTCAGTGTGCGCGAAAAGGCCGGGCTCACGTTCGCCACCGCGTTGCGCGCGTTTCTGCGGCAGGATCCCGACGTGATCATGGTCGGCGAAATTCGCGACGAAGAAACCGCGGACGTCGCTGTCAAGGCGGCGCAAACCGGCCACCTCGTGCTGTCGACGTTGCACACGAACGACGCGCCCGCCGCCATCGCGCGGCTTATCGACATCGGCGTCGAGCCGTACAACCTCGCGGGCGCGCTTCGCATGGTGACCGCGCAGCGTCTCGTGCGCAAACTCTGCGCCGAGTGCAAAACGCCGGACGTTCAATCCGCCGCCGCGTTACGCGCCGCAATGCACGCGGCGGGCGGCTGCGAAGCCAGTCTCGAAGGCACGCTTCCATACGCGGCAGCAGGCTGCGATGCATGTCACGGCATCGGCTACCGCGGACGTATCGGCGTCCATCAGGTGATGCCGGTTTCCGACGCGATCCGCGAGTTGATCGTCGCGGGCGCGAGCACGCAGACGCTCACGCAACAGGCACGCGCCGAAGCGGTCGGCACCTTGCGCGACGCCGCGCTCGCGCGCGTCGTCGACGGCACGACGAGCCTCGCCGAAGCACTCTGCGCGACCGAGATCGCATGA
- a CDS encoding type II secretion system F family protein, with product MRAGAMVTDSLSQELRFRWRGIEADGTHRSGSVIAADVVAARAKIRRNGLFIVELAAQGPAPRAQARSADVTRFTRQLASLLRAGLPLAPSLELLADAPASSGKAHGMSRIVGALARDIVAGVSFSQALRSRADQFGPLYAQLVAVGEASGSLAQVLARIADDRERSAAQRAKVRAALTYPTAILVLAVAITAALLIWVVPTFKQIFDGFGAALPAPTQAVLALSAGAAKWSLPIVVFGVAAGTSFAKLLRTSEAARLRCARLSLRAPIVGPLLTILCAARWSRALGTLLSAGTPLADAFASLDRATGNAYFDRATAGIAARLRDGERLAAAMQATQCFPPEVVQPVAVAEESGTLDTMLLDVASLCDRQVDEQTGSLASLCEPLVIAVLGLLVGGLVIAMYLPIIQLGNVV from the coding sequence ATGAGGGCCGGCGCAATGGTGACGGATTCGTTATCGCAAGAACTGCGCTTCCGATGGCGTGGCATCGAGGCCGACGGGACGCATAGAAGCGGTTCGGTCATCGCGGCCGACGTCGTCGCGGCGCGCGCGAAGATCAGGCGCAACGGCCTCTTTATTGTCGAACTCGCCGCGCAAGGCCCCGCGCCCCGCGCGCAGGCGCGCTCGGCCGACGTCACGCGCTTCACGCGGCAACTCGCGAGCCTGTTGCGCGCCGGCTTGCCGCTTGCGCCGTCGCTCGAATTGCTGGCCGACGCGCCGGCGTCCTCCGGTAAAGCGCATGGCATGTCGCGCATCGTCGGTGCGCTTGCGCGCGACATCGTCGCAGGCGTCAGCTTTTCGCAAGCGCTGCGCTCGCGGGCCGATCAGTTCGGTCCGTTGTACGCGCAACTGGTTGCGGTGGGCGAAGCGTCGGGTTCGCTTGCACAAGTGCTCGCGCGTATCGCAGACGACCGCGAGCGTTCCGCCGCGCAGCGTGCGAAAGTACGCGCGGCGCTCACGTACCCGACCGCTATCCTCGTGCTCGCGGTGGCGATCACCGCGGCGCTGCTGATATGGGTGGTCCCAACCTTCAAGCAGATCTTCGACGGCTTCGGCGCCGCGCTGCCCGCGCCGACGCAAGCGGTACTTGCGCTTTCCGCGGGCGCCGCGAAATGGAGCTTGCCGATCGTCGTGTTCGGTGTCGCCGCGGGCACCAGCTTCGCGAAATTGCTGCGCACGTCGGAGGCGGCACGGCTCCGCTGCGCGCGGCTATCATTGCGCGCGCCCATTGTCGGACCGCTGCTGACCATACTCTGCGCGGCACGCTGGAGCCGCGCACTGGGCACGCTGCTCTCGGCCGGCACGCCGCTCGCCGATGCATTCGCGTCGCTCGATCGCGCAACCGGCAATGCGTACTTCGACCGCGCGACGGCCGGCATCGCCGCGAGACTGCGCGACGGCGAGCGGCTTGCGGCTGCGATGCAGGCCACCCAATGCTTTCCGCCTGAGGTCGTGCAACCCGTCGCGGTCGCGGAGGAATCGGGCACGCTCGATACGATGCTGCTCGATGTCGCATCGCTGTGCGATCGTCAGGTAGACGAACAGACCGGCTCGCTCGCGAGCCTGTGCGAACCGCTCGTGATCGCGGTGCTCGGGCTGCTCGTCGGCGGGCTCGTCATTGCAATGTATCTTCCCATCATTCAACTAGGCAACGTGGTGTAG
- a CDS encoding prepilin peptidase: MLPLALQIAFAAAFGLVVGSFLNVVVHRLPIMLERAWRAEVADATGQHVDDDGLPPRYNLWLPRSACPHCGHLLRAWENVPVVSYLLLRGRCSQCKTRVSLRYPLIEIASAVCAVASLVLFGPGGTALAAFGLCATLLATSAIDIDTHLLPDSLTLPLLWSGLILNFGGLFASLSDAVLGAIAGYLALWCVHWAFKLVRGIEGMGYGDFKLLAALGAWLGWAALPQIILIAAVAGALVGLVATWRGRMRFEEPLPFGPFLAAGGALTLFLGTPLYFALGG, encoded by the coding sequence ATGCTGCCGCTCGCGCTGCAGATCGCCTTCGCGGCCGCGTTCGGGCTCGTGGTCGGCAGTTTCCTGAACGTCGTCGTACACCGGCTGCCGATCATGCTCGAACGCGCATGGCGTGCCGAAGTCGCCGATGCCACGGGTCAGCACGTCGACGACGACGGCCTGCCGCCGCGTTATAACCTGTGGCTGCCGCGCAGCGCGTGCCCGCATTGCGGCCACTTGCTGCGCGCGTGGGAGAACGTACCCGTCGTCAGCTATCTGCTGCTGCGCGGCCGCTGCTCGCAATGCAAAACGCGCGTGAGCCTCCGTTATCCATTGATCGAAATCGCAAGCGCCGTCTGCGCGGTCGCGTCGCTCGTGCTGTTCGGTCCGGGCGGCACCGCGCTCGCCGCGTTTGGCCTCTGCGCCACGCTGCTCGCGACGAGCGCTATCGATATCGACACCCACTTGCTGCCCGATTCGCTGACGCTCCCATTGCTGTGGTCAGGCCTGATCCTCAACTTCGGCGGCCTCTTCGCGAGCCTGTCCGATGCCGTGCTCGGCGCGATTGCCGGTTATCTCGCGCTATGGTGCGTACACTGGGCATTCAAGCTCGTGCGCGGCATTGAAGGCATGGGCTACGGCGACTTCAAGCTGCTTGCCGCGCTGGGCGCCTGGCTTGGGTGGGCCGCGCTGCCGCAAATCATTCTGATCGCCGCGGTCGCCGGCGCGCTCGTCGGTCTCGTTGCCACCTGGCGCGGCCGGATGCGCTTTGAAGAACCGCTGCCGTTCGGCCCGTTTCTCGCGGCCGGCGGTGCGCTCACGCTGTTTCTCGGTACGCCGCTTTATTTCGCTCTCGGAGGCTGA
- the coaE gene encoding dephospho-CoA kinase (Dephospho-CoA kinase (CoaE) performs the final step in coenzyme A biosynthesis.) produces the protein MFAVGLTGGIGSGKSFVADRFATRGVPIVDTDAIAHRITAPHGLAMPAIASEFGASFVAPDGSLDRARMRALVFSDENARRRLEAITHPLIRAETERERRDARGPYAMIVVPLLVESGSWKTRVDRVLVVDCSVETQIGRVMRRNAFTREQVLAIIARQATREARLAAADDVIVNNDQSTVEALDARVEELHRLYMSESAGAP, from the coding sequence ATGTTTGCTGTTGGGTTGACGGGCGGCATCGGCAGCGGCAAGTCATTCGTCGCCGATCGCTTCGCGACGCGCGGCGTGCCAATCGTCGACACGGACGCGATCGCGCATCGCATCACGGCGCCGCACGGTCTTGCGATGCCCGCGATCGCGAGCGAATTCGGCGCTTCGTTCGTCGCGCCCGACGGTTCACTCGATCGCGCACGCATGCGAGCGCTTGTCTTTAGCGACGAAAACGCGAGGCGCCGCCTCGAAGCGATCACTCACCCGTTGATCCGTGCGGAGACCGAACGTGAGCGGCGCGACGCGCGCGGCCCCTATGCAATGATCGTGGTGCCGCTGCTCGTCGAATCGGGAAGCTGGAAGACGCGTGTGGATCGCGTGCTCGTCGTCGACTGCAGCGTCGAGACGCAGATCGGGCGCGTCATGCGCCGCAACGCGTTCACGCGCGAGCAGGTGCTTGCGATCATCGCCCGCCAGGCGACGCGTGAGGCACGCCTCGCAGCCGCCGACGATGTGATCGTCAACAACGACCAGTCAACGGTCGAAGCACTCGATGCACGCGTCGAAGAATTGCACCGTCTGTATATGTCGGAATCAGCCGGCGCGCCGTAA
- the zapD gene encoding cell division protein ZapD: MILYEYPFNERIRTLLRLEDLFERFTFFLTQEDPREHHVALTTLFEISEVAGRADLKSDLMKELERQRQTLAPFRGNPGIEQNALEAVLGEIEQTLAGLAQMQGKTGQHLADNEWLSSIRSRAIIPGGTCKFDLPSYYAWQQTHADQRRQDIAKWVMPLLPLRDAAAIVLRLARESGQASKVMAMQGSYQQMLSGRTYQLMQVRVAPELRVIPEASANKYMLWVRFTVQDGDLRPRSVDVDVPFQLTLCSL, from the coding sequence TTGATTCTTTACGAGTATCCCTTCAACGAGCGAATCAGGACGCTGTTGCGCCTCGAAGACCTGTTCGAGCGCTTTACGTTCTTTTTGACTCAGGAAGATCCGAGGGAACATCATGTCGCGCTGACCACGCTGTTCGAGATCTCCGAAGTCGCCGGCCGCGCGGATCTGAAGTCGGACCTGATGAAGGAACTCGAGCGGCAGCGTCAAACGCTCGCACCATTCCGCGGCAATCCGGGCATCGAGCAGAATGCGCTCGAAGCCGTGCTCGGTGAAATCGAGCAAACGCTTGCCGGCCTTGCGCAAATGCAGGGCAAAACGGGCCAGCATCTGGCCGACAACGAGTGGCTTTCGAGCATCCGTAGCCGCGCGATCATTCCAGGCGGCACCTGCAAGTTCGATCTTCCGTCGTACTACGCATGGCAGCAGACGCATGCGGACCAGCGCCGCCAGGATATCGCGAAGTGGGTCATGCCGCTGTTGCCGTTGCGCGATGCGGCCGCCATCGTGCTGCGTCTCGCGCGCGAATCGGGCCAGGCGTCGAAGGTCATGGCGATGCAGGGCAGCTACCAGCAGATGCTGTCGGGTCGCACGTATCAGCTGATGCAGGTGCGCGTGGCGCCGGAATTGCGCGTGATCCCCGAAGCGAGCGCGAACAAATATATGCTGTGGGTCCGCTTCACGGTGCAGGACGGCGATCTTCGTCCGCGCTCGGTCGATGTCGACGTGCCTTTTCAGCTCACGCTGTGTAGTCTGTAG
- the yacG gene encoding DNA gyrase inhibitor YacG, translating to MTTVVKCPTCGKDVRWTPESRFRPFCSERCKQMDLGAWAAEKYRIGSNDDEPPSDETPGENAHH from the coding sequence ATGACCACCGTCGTCAAATGCCCGACTTGCGGCAAGGATGTCCGTTGGACCCCGGAGAGCCGCTTCCGCCCGTTCTGCTCCGAACGGTGCAAACAGATGGATCTCGGCGCCTGGGCCGCCGAGAAATACCGGATCGGCAGCAACGATGATGAGCCGCCGTCAGACGAGACGCCCGGCGAAAACGCACATCATTGA
- a CDS encoding NUDIX domain-containing protein: MTAAADNAPQAAAAPRPVTEVAVGVLVQPGGRYLLAQRPAGKPYEGYWEFPGGKLEPGETVEAALSRELHEELGIDVQACHRWHTLEHDYPHAYVRLYFCKVTEWAGEPHGREGQAFVWQTLPADVTPLLPATIPVLEWLAAE, encoded by the coding sequence ATGACGGCTGCCGCGGACAATGCGCCGCAAGCCGCGGCGGCGCCGCGGCCGGTGACCGAGGTCGCGGTCGGCGTGCTCGTGCAGCCGGGCGGACGCTATCTGCTCGCGCAGAGGCCGGCAGGCAAGCCGTATGAAGGTTACTGGGAGTTTCCGGGCGGCAAGCTCGAACCCGGCGAGACGGTCGAGGCGGCACTTTCGCGCGAACTGCACGAAGAACTCGGCATCGACGTGCAGGCCTGCCACCGCTGGCATACGCTCGAACACGACTATCCGCATGCGTATGTGCGGCTCTATTTCTGCAAGGTGACCGAGTGGGCCGGCGAGCCGCACGGCCGCGAAGGCCAGGCTTTCGTCTGGCAGACGTTGCCCGCTGACGTCACACCGCTGCTGCCTGCGACGATACCGGTGCTCGAATGGCTCGCGGCGGAGTAA
- a CDS encoding ATP-binding protein — protein MDKLEQLLTRAEAVLGRLEAMLPPAAPDVDWSAAVAFRWRKRQGRGFLQPVPSISLISLADLQNIDRQKELIEQNTRQFVHKQPANNVLLTGARGTGKSSLIKACLNAYAKDGLRLIEVDKDDLHDLGDIVDLISMRPERFVVFCDDLSFEDGESGYKALKVALDGSVAAQSDNVLIYATSNRRHLLPEYMSDNETYKHTADGEIHPGEVVEEKISLSERFGLWVSFYPFKQDDYLTIVAHWLRHFGCDDAGVEAARGDALVWALERGSRSGRVAWQFARDWSGRRAPA, from the coding sequence ATGGATAAACTCGAACAACTGTTGACCCGCGCCGAAGCGGTGCTGGGCCGTCTCGAAGCAATGCTGCCGCCTGCGGCGCCCGACGTCGACTGGTCGGCCGCGGTCGCATTTCGCTGGCGCAAGCGCCAGGGACGCGGCTTTCTGCAACCGGTGCCATCCATTTCCCTGATTTCGCTTGCGGACCTGCAGAACATCGACCGCCAGAAGGAGCTGATCGAGCAGAACACGCGCCAGTTCGTCCACAAGCAGCCGGCGAACAACGTGCTGCTCACCGGTGCGCGCGGCACGGGGAAGTCGTCGCTGATCAAGGCCTGCCTCAATGCGTATGCGAAGGACGGCTTGCGCCTCATCGAAGTCGACAAGGACGATCTGCACGATCTCGGCGACATCGTCGATCTGATCTCGATGCGGCCCGAGCGCTTTGTCGTGTTCTGCGACGATCTGTCGTTCGAGGACGGCGAGTCCGGCTACAAGGCGCTGAAGGTTGCGCTCGACGGCTCGGTGGCCGCGCAATCGGACAACGTGCTGATCTACGCGACCTCGAATCGCCGCCATCTGCTGCCCGAATACATGAGCGACAACGAGACGTACAAGCACACGGCCGACGGTGAGATTCATCCGGGCGAAGTGGTCGAGGAAAAGATCTCGCTGTCCGAGCGCTTCGGGCTGTGGGTCAGCTTCTATCCGTTCAAGCAGGACGATTACCTGACGATCGTCGCGCACTGGCTGCGCCATTTCGGCTGCGACGACGCGGGCGTCGAAGCCGCGCGCGGCGATGCGCTCGTGTGGGCGCTCGAACGCGGCTCGCGCTCGGGGCGCGTTGCGTGGCAGTTCGCGCGTGACTGGTCGGGTCGTCGGGCGCCGGCATGA
- the argJ gene encoding bifunctional glutamate N-acetyltransferase/amino-acid acetyltransferase ArgJ: MAVNFPSIEPAQLHPVPGVTLGWAEANIRKPNRKDVLVISVDEGATVAGVFTSNRFCAAPVTVCREHLERARGSGSGKGIRALVINTGNANAGTGEPGLAHARETCNELARLAGIAPEQVLPFSTGVILEPLPIDRLKAGLPAALANRAAAHWYDAAQSIMTTDTLPKAASRQVKIDGHTITLTGISKGAGMIKPNMATMLGFLAFDAAVSQPVLDALVKHVADRSFNCITIDGDTSTNDSFILIASGKSSLPAIASTDSAAYAALRDAVTDVAQTLAQLIVRDGEGATKFMTVQVEGGTSVAECRQIAYAIGHSPLVKTAFYASDPNLGRILAAIGYAGVNDLDVGKIDLYLDDVLVAKAGGRNPAYREEDGQRVMKKSEILIRVLLGRGDAQATIWTCDLSHEYVSINADYRS; the protein is encoded by the coding sequence ATGGCTGTCAATTTCCCTTCGATCGAACCCGCTCAACTTCATCCGGTACCCGGCGTCACGCTCGGCTGGGCCGAAGCGAATATTCGCAAACCGAATCGCAAGGACGTGCTCGTGATTTCCGTCGACGAAGGCGCGACGGTTGCGGGCGTGTTCACGTCGAACCGGTTCTGCGCGGCGCCCGTCACGGTGTGCCGCGAGCATCTGGAGCGCGCGCGCGGCAGCGGTAGCGGCAAGGGCATCCGCGCGCTCGTCATCAATACCGGCAACGCGAATGCGGGCACGGGCGAACCTGGCCTCGCGCACGCGCGCGAAACTTGCAACGAGCTTGCGCGGCTCGCGGGTATTGCGCCCGAGCAGGTGCTGCCGTTTTCGACCGGCGTCATTCTCGAACCGCTGCCGATCGACCGGCTCAAGGCCGGCTTGCCCGCCGCGCTTGCGAATCGCGCGGCTGCGCACTGGTACGACGCCGCGCAGTCGATCATGACCACCGACACGCTACCGAAAGCCGCGTCGCGCCAGGTGAAGATCGACGGCCATACGATCACGCTGACCGGCATCAGCAAGGGCGCCGGCATGATCAAGCCGAACATGGCGACGATGCTCGGCTTCCTCGCGTTCGATGCGGCCGTCTCGCAGCCTGTGCTCGACGCGCTCGTCAAACATGTCGCGGACCGCTCGTTCAACTGCATTACGATCGACGGCGATACGTCGACGAACGACTCGTTCATCCTGATTGCGTCGGGCAAGTCGAGCCTGCCGGCGATCGCGTCGACCGATTCGGCGGCTTATGCCGCGCTGCGCGACGCGGTGACCGACGTGGCGCAGACCCTCGCGCAGCTGATCGTGCGCGACGGCGAGGGTGCGACGAAGTTCATGACGGTGCAGGTCGAAGGCGGCACGAGCGTCGCCGAATGCCGGCAGATCGCCTACGCGATCGGTCATTCGCCGCTTGTGAAGACGGCGTTTTACGCGTCGGATCCGAATCTGGGCCGCATTCTCGCCGCGATCGGCTATGCGGGCGTCAACGATCTCGACGTCGGCAAGATCGATCTGTATCTCGACGACGTGCTCGTCGCGAAGGCAGGCGGACGCAATCCGGCGTATCGTGAGGAAGACGGCCAGCGCGTGATGAAGAAGAGCGAGATCCTGATTCGCGTGCTGCTAGGCCGTGGCGATGCGCAAGCCACGATCTGGACTTGCGACCTGTCGCACGAATACGTAAGCATCAACGCCGATTACCGTTCCTGA